Within Limisalsivibrio acetivorans, the genomic segment GCAGTGGAGTTCTTCGGCGATGTAACCGGCGCCTGCTGTTGTGAAACACTCGGCCTCCCCGAGGATAATATGCAGAGTGCATCGGAAAGCTATCTGAATAAGTCCACAGAAATATCCCTTAAGGATAAACACTTTAACCTGACGTTATCGGATCTTTCCAGCGTGGCACTCGCCTCCTGCGGATACATGTTTATCCTCAGCGATGTAACATGGCTGGCGGACAGCCGCAAACAACTGGAACAGATGGTGGAGAAACGCACCCGGGACGTTGCAAGATCCGTAAAGCACCTGAACGCCCTCTTCCAGTCCGCCGGTGATGGTATACTACTGGTAAACTCCGAACTCATGGTATATAAGGCAAACTATAAGGCTTGCGAGATTTTCGACATAGATTCCGGCGGGTTCGTCGGCAAAAGGATAAACTCGCTCCTCCACCCTGAAACCACAGGGCGGATGGATCATTTCACATGGAATCTTGGAGACGGCGAAAGCTGGAGCGGGGATGTTCAGGCATACAGAAACGGCTCATTCTTCCCCGCAAGTATCACTGTGAACAGAATAGATCTGGACAATAATACCTTTTTCCACTTCATCATAAGGGATATATCCGCAAGGAAATCCATGGAGGAAAACCTCATAAGGGAGAAAAAGCAGGCGGAGGAGATGAACATCACCCTCAGAAATGTCCTTAAATCCATCGAAAGGGATAAAACCTGCGTATCTGAAGAGATAGGCCATAAGATACAAGGTGAGGTTCTACCCTCCATACAGAAGCTGTCCAAAGAGAATGACCCGGAGATCAGGGAGATGTATGAAAATATCCTCACAGAACAGCTCAATAACCTCACAAAGGGGAGCACGAGCAAAGCTTCCGATGCCATAACAAGGCTGAGCAAGACTGAAAACCGTATCTGCCGCCTCATTCAAGGGGGATACACCACAAAAGAGATCTGCGAAAACCTGAACATATCCTTTGAAACAGCACAAACACATAGAAAAAACATAAGAAGAAAGCTCGGGATCAAGGGTAAGGATGTGAACCTATACTCATACCTAAACCTCAATGATGACGACGGTTCCGAGCCGTTTAAGGATTTATAGATAATGACTAACACAACAGATATACCCACCCATTCAAGGGGCAAACTCCTTTATAAAAGCGGCGTTAACTTCGTTGAGCATGCACTTAACCCGTACAGCGGATGCTCACACGCCTGCAGATACCCATGCTACAGCTTCTCCATGAAAAAACGATTCGGAATGATAAAAACACTGAACGAGTGGAAGGAACCGAGCCTCGCCGAAAATGCCCTTGAGAAGCTTGAATCGGAGCTTAACGGAATGCGCAGGCTCCCCGAAAACGTCTTTATGAGCCTCTCCACAGACCCCTTCATGTACACAACACCATGGACCAACGATATAAGCCTCAGTATGATAAAGATACTGAACGAACGGGATATTCCGGTGACAGTGCTGACGAAGGGTATCCTTCCAGAAGAGCTCAGGGGTGGACATCCGAAGAATGAGTACGGCATAAGCCTCTCAAGCCTTGATGAGAGCTTCCGCAGAAAGTTCGAACCCGGCGCATCCCCTTACATGGAAAGACTGGAGGCACTAAAGCTACTGAACAGCGAAGGTTTCAGGAGCTGGATATGCATCGAACCGCTTCCGCCGGAATTCATAAGCCCCACACCATTCATAAGCCTGCTGGACGCATGCTCCTTTGCGGACTACCTCCTTCTCGGCAAATGGAATTATTCAGCCTCTACCTCCGCAAGGGACTACCCTGACTACTACAGGAAATGCGAAAACTTATTCGTTAAATGGTGCACTAAAAATGGTATCGAGGCGCTCACAAAGGAATCCCCCAACAGCGTGGTCCGCCGGAACTAATTTATCATAGTTCCCCGCTTCTCAAGCAAAGGTATCACACTGCGCCATAGAAGAAAGACAATAACCGGCGCCGTAAAAGCGAGAATTCCATATGCTGTTATATGCGAATCCCAGGCCCTGGTTACTCCCCACATGGCAAACCCGCCAATAAAAAACTGTAGAAACACCATAAATGAGGACGCTGTACCGATATCTCTCTCCACTTGTTCGAGCACAAGGCTCTGGCTAACAGGGCGGGAAAAGCCCGCAGAAAACGCAAAGAGCCCCATTGATATGGCGAATATCCACGGTGACACGCCCCCTGCAACCAGGATAACGAAACCAGCAAAGGCGCACAAAGCTATGCTTATGCTTATAACGTTCTTTGCAGACACACGCCCGCTGAGCTTTGCGCTCACAAGTGAGCCCTGCATTGCCGAAAAGGCTGTGAAACCGAAGGCGAGACTGAATATGTACTCGGGAAGGCCGAACTCCTGTATATAGACCACGGGCGAAACCGCTATAAAACCGTAGAAAGGGCTAAGCATAAAGCCCATAACTACCGCTGTAAGCATATATTCTCTATTCTTAAACAGTCCTAGATACTTCCCAGCCACCGTAAAGAATCCCCCCTTTGTCAGTTCCTCTGCGGTCTCTTCGTACTTCAGGCTCATAATAAAGCTCATGCAGGCGAGTACTGCCTGCGTTATGAAGATATGCCGCCAGTTGCCAAACTTAAGAACAAGTGTTCCTGTCATAGGAGCAACCATGGGAACAACGGCAAGGATAACACCCAGATACGCAAGGGCGGTTTTTCTTTTCTCGCCGCTGTATCTATCTCTGGCAATGGCCATAACCATGGATGATGGTGCGGCGGAGCTCGCCCCCTGAAGCACGCGAAGTGCGATAAGCTGCCATACATTGGCAGTTATGGAAAGCAGGAATGTTGACAGGGCAAACATCGCCAGTCCGCCAAGGAGTACGGGTCTTCGCCCTATGCGGTCCGAAAGGGGTCCGTAGATGAGCATGCAGACGCTGAATGCGGGGAAGAACAGCACGAGGGAGAGGTTCACCGTGCTCACGGGAACGCTCCAGTATTCTGCTATTCTGGGTACGGATGCGAGATACATGTCCGTTGCCAGCGGCGGGGTGGCCGCTGTTAGCGAAAGAAATACGAGATAAGCCTTTTCGCTCGGAAATCCTTTTTTCAAAATCACCTAATCACCACCGAATAATTCAGTAATTCACAATAACGCCCCTCTTATGACGGGGGCTTGAACAGCAGGATAGGTACAACAGTATTGTTTTGTAAAGATAAAATATTTGAATTAAGGGAGAAAAACCAAGACAGAACGCAATTCAACTGTCGATATTACATTAACTGCAAAAAGGATACGGCCGAAAGAAAAAACTCAGTCAGCCGTCGGTGATTTTACACTCAAAGAAAGGAACCCAGACAGCCTTTCCATTGGAGAGCTTACCCTGAACCCATCCCTCTTCCTCTTTGATGAATGCGAGAACATCACCCTTGGAAAGAACTGCATCAGTGGGGGAGCCCACGTTAGGCTCGGTGTATGATATTGTCTGCTCTGTTACAACAACCTTCTTCCCGGAAGGGGAAGCGGAATTACCGGCTGAGTTGCTATCTTCTTGTTGCTTTTTCTTTTTAAACATTCCAAACATGTGCCACCTCAAATAAATATTATCAGGACAATCATAATAATTCAATCTGTGTGTAAAAAAATGGTCATATTTTTACAAAAGCCGGTATTTATTATTAGTAGACAATGACAATTAATAACAATTAATGAGATGAAAATGTATACTCTAAAACCAGCAAGTACTTAGCATACTGAGATATAACACCCTCCCCCGGCTTTCAGGTCATAGACTAGTGCGTCCATGTTATTGAGCCTCAGGAAGTGTGAAATACAGGAGCAATCCGAAGAACCCAGACCTTTAAGGACAACCTCTCCAAAAGACAGAGCCTTGCCAGCCCATAG encodes:
- a CDS encoding PAS domain S-box protein, with the translated sequence MSLGVIEKLSQHIEEFLENWVKYMAAMGYLEYTTAKREDCILSFRGVIEPIRSALENSDEASFSRIMQDMRNTTDFSLDVARRHRDRGLTAEMYLGCFKTMIHSIEDIVLNLDVEAEDKLRAVTQLRKFFDAYETVFMGDWTKDSSDGETSASIISANRNLTLEKCKYENIFDSTSDFVLVTDGEGKISELNRGAVEFFGDVTGACCCETLGLPEDNMQSASESYLNKSTEISLKDKHFNLTLSDLSSVALASCGYMFILSDVTWLADSRKQLEQMVEKRTRDVARSVKHLNALFQSAGDGILLVNSELMVYKANYKACEIFDIDSGGFVGKRINSLLHPETTGRMDHFTWNLGDGESWSGDVQAYRNGSFFPASITVNRIDLDNNTFFHFIIRDISARKSMEENLIREKKQAEEMNITLRNVLKSIERDKTCVSEEIGHKIQGEVLPSIQKLSKENDPEIREMYENILTEQLNNLTKGSTSKASDAITRLSKTENRICRLIQGGYTTKEICENLNISFETAQTHRKNIRRKLGIKGKDVNLYSYLNLNDDDGSEPFKDL
- a CDS encoding radical SAM protein, with product MTNTTDIPTHSRGKLLYKSGVNFVEHALNPYSGCSHACRYPCYSFSMKKRFGMIKTLNEWKEPSLAENALEKLESELNGMRRLPENVFMSLSTDPFMYTTPWTNDISLSMIKILNERDIPVTVLTKGILPEELRGGHPKNEYGISLSSLDESFRRKFEPGASPYMERLEALKLLNSEGFRSWICIEPLPPEFISPTPFISLLDACSFADYLLLGKWNYSASTSARDYPDYYRKCENLFVKWCTKNGIEALTKESPNSVVRRN
- a CDS encoding multidrug effflux MFS transporter; the encoded protein is MKKGFPSEKAYLVFLSLTAATPPLATDMYLASVPRIAEYWSVPVSTVNLSLVLFFPAFSVCMLIYGPLSDRIGRRPVLLGGLAMFALSTFLLSITANVWQLIALRVLQGASSAAPSSMVMAIARDRYSGEKRKTALAYLGVILAVVPMVAPMTGTLVLKFGNWRHIFITQAVLACMSFIMSLKYEETAEELTKGGFFTVAGKYLGLFKNREYMLTAVVMGFMLSPFYGFIAVSPVVYIQEFGLPEYIFSLAFGFTAFSAMQGSLVSAKLSGRVSAKNVISISIALCAFAGFVILVAGGVSPWIFAISMGLFAFSAGFSRPVSQSLVLEQVERDIGTASSFMVFLQFFIGGFAMWGVTRAWDSHITAYGILAFTAPVIVFLLWRSVIPLLEKRGTMIN